The genome window CGGTATCCGGGTGCTTAGAAGTCAAAGGGAATGCTGGGCCTGGGGTATTGGTAGCCCTGATGTTTGGTCGTTTGTGGTGGAACGCTAGCCCTGGTTGGTGGTGGCACGTAGGGAGTGGTCCTGCGAGTGGTTGGCACCGTGGCACGAGTGGTGGGTGGTGGCGTGGGACGACGAGTCGTGGTTGTGGCACGAGTCACTGGGGGCTGTGGCTTATTTGTGGGTGGCAGATAAGTGGGGACTGGACGCTGAGTCgttggtggtggtggaggAGGACGACGAGTGGTTGGTGGTGCTGTTGGGCGACGAGTCGTGGTTGTGGCACGAGTCACTGGGGGCTGTGGCTTGTTTGTAGGGGGCAAGTATGTGGGAACTGGACGCTGAGTcgttggtggtggtggtggcagAGGACGACGAGtggttggtggtggtggtggggGACGACGAGTCGTGATGACCACTGGTGGCTGGGGCTTGTTGGTGGGTGGCAAGTAAGTAGGAGCCGGGGTGGTACGGAAAGTGGGACGAGCAGTCGTGTAAGTTGGTGGTGGTGCTGGTCTGCGGGTGGTTGTCACTGGGGGCTGTGGCTTGTTTGTGGGTGGCAGATAAGTTGGTGGTGGAGTGGGTGGACGAGTAGCCCTGGTTGGTGGTGGGGTAGCCCTAGTTGGTGGTGGAGTAGCCCTGGTTGGTGGAGGAGTTGGCCGACGAGTAGTGATGACCACTGGTGGCTGTGGCTTGTTGGTGGGTGGCAGATAAGTTGGAGCAGGGGTGGTGGCACGAGTGGTGCGAGGAGTAGCCCTGGTTGTGGGTGGTGGTGGAGGACGACGAGTCGTGGTTACTGGTGGCTGAGGCTTGTTGGTAGGGGGCAAGTAAGTTGGTGGTGGAGTGGGTGGACGAGTAGCCCTGGTTGGTGGAGGTGTAGCCCTAGTTGGTGGTGGGGTAGCCCTGGTTGGTGGAGGAGTTGGGCGACGAGTAGTGATGATCACTGGAGGCTGTGGCTTGTTGGTTGGGGGCAGATAAGTGGGGGCGGGTGTGCTAGTCGGGCGAGGAGGGGCGGGAGTAGTACGTGGTGGAGCCCTGGTGGTAGCCCTGGTTGTTGGTGGTGGAGGTGGACGACGAGTCGTGGTCACTGGTGGCTGAGGCTTGTTGGTAGGGGGCAAGTAAGTTGGTGGTGGAGTTGGTGGACGAGTAGCCCTGGTTGGTGGAGGTGTAGCCCGGGTTGGTGGTGGAGTAGCCCTGGTCGGTGGTGGAGTTGGACGACGAGTAGTGATGATCACTGGTGGCTGGGGCTTGTTGGTGGGTGGCAGATAGGTTGGAGCAGGAGTGGTGCGTGGAGTAGCCCTAGTGGTAGCCCTGGTTGTGGGTGGTGGAGTTGGACGACGAGTCGTGGTCACTGGTGGCTGAGGCTTGTTGGTAGGGGGCAAGTAAGTTGGTGGTAGAGTTGGTGGACGAGTAGCCCTGGTTGGTGGTGGGGTAGCCCTGGTTGGTGGTGGAGTTGGGCGACGAGTcgttggtggtggtggtggcacTGTCGTTCTACGAGTGGTCACAGGAGGCTGTGGCTTGTTGGTAGGTGGCAAGTAGGTAGGTGCTGGAGTGCTCGTTGGACGGGGAGTCGTACGTGGTGGAGCCCTGGTGGTAGCCCTGGTTGTTGGTGGTGGAGGTGGACGAGTAGTAATGATGACTGGTGGCTGAGGCTTGTTGGTAGGGGGCAAGTAGGTTGGTGGTGGAGTTGGTGGACGAGTAGCCCTGGTTGGTGGGGGTGTAGCCCTGGTTGGTGGTGGAGTAGCCCTAGTTGGTGGTGGAGTTGGACGACGAGTTGTGATGATCACTGGTGGCTGGGGCTTGTTGGTAGGCGGCAGATAAGTTGGAGCAGGAGTGGTACGTGGTGGAGCCCTGGTAGTTGCCCGAGTTGTAGCCCTGGTGGTAGCCCTGGTCGTTGGTGGTGGCGCTGGGCGACGAGTCGTGATGATCACTGGTGGCTGAGGCTTGTTGGTGGGTGGCAAGTAAGTTGGCGCCGGAGTGGTGCGAGGAGTAGCCCTGGTGGTAGCCCTGGTTGTGGGTGGTGGATTTGGACGACGAGTCGTGGTCACTGGTGGCTGAGGCTTGTTGGTAGGGGGCAAGTAAGTTGGTGGTGGAGTGGGTGGACGAGTTGCCCTCGTTGGTGGTGGCGTAGCCCTGGTCGGTGGTGGAGTTGGGCGACGAGTcgttggtggtggtggtggcagAGTCGTCCTGCGTGTCGTCACAGGTGGCTGTGGCTTGTTGGTAGGCGGCAAGTAGGTAGGAGGCGGCCTGGTCGTTGGCGCCCTGGTCGTTGGCGGCAGGGTGGTGCGCTTGGTTGGCAACTCGAATGGTACATCTGGAGGGGGGTAGAAGTAACCCTCGGCCGCACGAATCTTCCGCTGTAATGAGGGACATTCTCAGTTACACTTCCTGTGGGGCTTTCCTCAAATGTTTGGTTCTTACCTCATGGATGGCATCAGCGGATGCGGTGGCAACTGCCGCAACGCAAAGTGCTAAGACAAAAAGTGCACTTCTCTGAAAGAGCGACGAAAGAGAATGGAAGCATTAGGAAATACATACTTTGTGtaaatatctatgtatatagtaAATGGAGTGGTTAGCAGGAATTGCAAAAGATGTGTTGACCCTAAACAAGTGATTGAAGTTCTTTGTAATTGCCATATCGAATTGTTAGCTAATGCTAAACGACTATTAACGCTCTAGGCCTAAATGCAAGGCAACGTTAACAGCAAACTCGTTTAAAGTTCAACCGATGTCAGGCATTTAGATGAAGTATTCAAATCAGGCACCAACAATGCTTGGAAATTACTCTAAAATGTTAACGTGTAAAGTTGAAGACATTCAACTTTGACAGCATCTCTAGGTCACGGTAGTCATCGACCAAGTCAAGCTACGTCAGCCAGTTAGATCCATAGTTGATTCAAGCCAACCTTTGTAggttgctttgtttgttttcgtgTTTAGCGTTTTATGTATTCACATTTCTCAGCCTTTTATTCATTCGTGTGGGGCTAATCAAAACATAAATGCAggtgaaataattaattactttGGAGACAAGAGAGATCGTCCGATCATCTAAGCGAATGCAGACTCAAAGATTAAGTCATATCTTCCGCTGTCTTCCGCTAGGGCTGTCAACGAATCTAATGTTTAATAATTAGCATTTTATGCGATTGCCATTTAAGaagatttttttaaaatttcggCAAGGTCAAGCATTTAAATGCTGTCAACATTAGCGTTCACGTTAACGTTAACGAAAGTGGTAAATGTGTCCAGTAGAACTGCAATTAATTTGCGGACTCCGCAATGCGGATTCTCAAATGCTTCAACTAAAGAATTCGCTGATAATTTCGAGATTTATGCGATGTCCATTGGGTATGCTATAAAAATAGCTAATTATGCAAGAAACCGGATGGATAGCCAAAAGTTCTGTTTGACTGCTTTTAGCCATTGAATGCCgcaatattatataataatcgCCATCGGCCATTAATAAAGTGAGAAAAACTCTAAAGTC of Drosophila nasuta strain 15112-1781.00 chromosome 3, ASM2355853v1, whole genome shotgun sequence contains these proteins:
- the LOC132791628 gene encoding uncharacterized protein LOC132791628, with translation MRSALFVLALCVAAVATASADAIHERKIRAAEGYFYPPPDVPFELPTKRTTLPPTTRAPTTRPPPTYLPPTNKPQPPVTTRRTTLPPPPPTTRRPTPPPTRATPPPTRATRPPTPPPTYLPPTNKPQPPVTTTRRPNPPPTTRATTRATPRTTPAPTYLPPTNKPQPPVIITTRRPAPPPTTRATTRATTRATTRAPPRTTPAPTYLPPTNKPQPPVIITTRRPTPPPTRATPPPTRATPPPTRATRPPTPPPTYLPPTNKPQPPVIITTRPPPPPTTRATTRAPPRTTPRPTSTPAPTYLPPTNKPQPPVTTRRTTVPPPPPTTRRPTPPPTRATPPPTRATRPPTLPPTYLPPTNKPQPPVTTTRRPTPPPTTRATTRATPRTTPAPTYLPPTNKPQPPVIITTRRPTPPPTRATPPPTRATPPPTRATRPPTPPPTYLPPTNKPQPPVTTTRRPPPPPTTRATTRAPPRTTPAPPRPTSTPAPTYLPPTNKPQPPVIITTRRPTPPPTRATPPPTRATPPPTRATRPPTPPPTYLPPTNKPQPPVTTTRRPPPPPTTRATPRTTRATTPAPTYLPPTNKPQPPVVITTRRPTPPPTRATPPPTRATPPPTRATRPPTPPPTYLPPTNKPQPPVTTTRRPAPPPTYTTARPTFRTTPAPTYLPPTNKPQPPVVITTRRPPPPPPTTRRPLPPPPPTTQRPVPTYLPPTNKPQPPVTRATTTTRRPTAPPTTRRPPPPPPTTQRPVPTYLPPTNKPQPPVTRATTTTRRPTPPPTTRATVPTTRRTTPYVPPPTRASVPPQTTKHQGYQYPRPSIPFDF